One stretch of Corvus hawaiiensis isolate bCorHaw1 chromosome 1, bCorHaw1.pri.cur, whole genome shotgun sequence DNA includes these proteins:
- the LOC125334241 gene encoding LOW QUALITY PROTEIN: gap junction delta-2 protein-like (The sequence of the model RefSeq protein was modified relative to this genomic sequence to represent the inferred CDS: inserted 1 base in 1 codon; deleted 1 base in 1 codon), which produces MGEWTILERLLEAAVQQHSTMIGRILLTVVVIFRILIVAIVGETVYEDEQTMFMCNTLQPGCNQACYDKAFPISHIRYWVFQIILVCTPSLCFITYSVHQAAKQRERRYSFLYPLLDAKKPKLNGAPAPSPDGAAKDDPEDAKELPPPRPPRSAKMKRQEGISXFYVIQVVFRNALEIGFLGGQYFLYGFNVPAIFECDRYPCVKEVECYVSRPTEKTVFLVFMFAVSGVCVLLNLAELNHLGWRKVRAAVRGARARRKSLGDARKKEPAAPAPVPAPALGRTQSSESAYV; this is translated from the exons gatcctgctgaCGGTGGTGGTGATTTTCCGCATCCTCATCGTGGCCATCGTGGGCGAGACGGTGTACGAGGACGAGCAGACCATGTTCATGTGCAACACGCTGCAGCCGGGCTGCAACCAGGCCTGCTACGACAAGGCCTTCCCCATCTCCCACATCCGCTACTGGGTCTTCCAGATCATCCTGGTGTGCACGCCCAGCCTCTGCTTCATCACCTACTCGGTGCACCAGGCGGCCAAGCAGCGCGAGCGCCGCTACTCCTTCCTCTACCCGCTCCTGGACGCCAAGAAACCCAAACTCAACGGGGCGCCGGCGCCCAGCCCCGACGGCGCCGCCAAGGATGACCCCGAGGACGCCAAGGagctgccgccgccgcggccgccccgcagCGCCAAGATGAAGCGGCAGGAGGGCATCT CGTTCTACGTGATCCAGGTGGTTTTCCGGAACGCTCTGGAGATCGGCTTCCTGGGCGGGCAGTACTTCCTGTACGGCTTCAATGTACCGGCCATCTTCGAGTGCGACCGCTACCCGTGCGTCAAGGAGGTGGAGTGCTACGTGTCGCGG CCCACCGAGAAAACCGTGTTCCTGGTGTTCATGTTCGCCGTGTCCGGCGTCTGCGTCCTGCTCAACCTGGCCGAGCTCAACCACCTGGGCTGGCGCAAGGTGCGGGCGGCCGTGCGCGGGGCCCGGGCGCGCCGCAAGTCCCTGGGGGACGCGCGCAAGAAGGAGCCGGCGGCGCCCGCGCCCGTCCCCGCGCCCGCCCTGGGCCGGACGCAGTCCAGCGAGTCGGCCTACGTGTGA